One region of Salvia miltiorrhiza cultivar Shanhuang (shh) chromosome 3, IMPLAD_Smil_shh, whole genome shotgun sequence genomic DNA includes:
- the LOC131014525 gene encoding uncharacterized protein LOC131014525 — protein MSLNLTFHELECSITYIDRHAHTLRSSAHQISPVPLIPSLSLSHTDILVRVMNPRKPYPAPSLKVIVYGMPLIFLLLTMAAMFKDKFYTNTLTVYAAREQHCDVPSSVIGELEPLIAEEPLEVWEGLGKEESHIKYLPSMIDLAAKRRFIYIDLGARDYESSIGSWFEKQYPKQNKTFQIYAVEADAAFHGQYQSRPGVTLLPYAAWVRNETVVFGSKPIVVGSKVWRMRPFGRIEGQQAAEDGMSAVVRVPAFDFVDWLRRTVAPEDFVVVKMDVEGTEIALIRDLLRRDAMCLIDELFMECHFDRYVKCCSGERINRFNFSYSQCYDLFKELRDMGSVVHQWW, from the coding sequence ATGTCCTTAAATTTGACTTTTCATGAGCTCGAATGCTCGATCACATACATAGATAGACACGCACACACATTGCGTTCCAGTGCTCACCAAATCTCACCTGTCCCACTaatcccatctctctctctctctcatacagACATTCTCGTCCGAGTGATGAATCCAAGAAAACCATATCCGGCACCTTCCCTGAAAGTCATCGTGTACGGCATGCCCCTCATCTTCCTCCTCCTCACCATGGCCGCCATGTTCAAGGACAAATTCTACACCAACACCCTCACCGTCTACGCCGCCCGCGAGCAGCACTGCGATGTCCCCAGCAGCGTCATCGGCGAGCTGGAGCCGCTGATCGCGGAGGAGCCGCTGGAGGTGTGGGAGGGCCTGGGCAAGGAGGAGAGCCACATCAAATACCTCCCCTCCATGATCGACCTCGCCGCCAAGCGCCGCTTCATCTACATCGACCTCGGCGCCCGCGACTATGAGTCCAGCATCGGCAGCTGGTTCGAGAAGCAGTACCCCAAGCAGAACAAGACGTTCCAGATCTACGCGGTGGAGGCCGACGCCGCGTTCCACGGGCAGTACCAGTCGCGCCCGGGAGTGACGCTGCTGCCGTACGCGGCGTGGGTCAGGAACGAGACGGTGGTGTTCGGGAGCAAACCCATCGTGGTGGGGAGCAAGGTGTGGCGGATGCGGCCGTTTGGGCGGATCGAGGGCCAGCAGGCGGCCGAGGACGGGATGTCGGCTGTGGTGCGGGTGCCGGCCTTCGACTTCGTGGACTGGCTGCGGCGGACGGTGGCGCCGGAGGACTTCGTGGTGGTGAAGATGGACGTGGAGGGGACGGAGATCGCGCTGATTAGAGATTTGCTGCGGCGCGACGCCATGTGCTTGATCGACGAGCTCTTCATGGAGTGCCACTTTGATCGCTACGTTAAGTGCTGCTCCGGCGAGAGAATTAATAGGTTTAATTTCTCGTATTCTCAGTGTTACGATTTGTTCAAGGAGCTCAGGGACATGGGCTCTGTCGTGCATCAGTGGTGGTGA